The Pseudobythopirellula maris genome has a window encoding:
- a CDS encoding MlaE family ABC transporter permease produces the protein MDANQPTRRGGLLSAAADAIVDLGALLILWIEGVGDITIFAGRTVSWLLTRLPSRALIVDSFYQVGVRSLPVVALTGTFIGMVLAVQAYFQFSRFGMETRLGVMINLSMFRELGPVLAATMLAGRVGSSIAAELGTMRVTEQIDALSSMGANPIRHLVAPRFLACLLMIPSLTIMAMFMGVVGGAFYCIYVFQVDPYFYFHNSQDGTSPWDLFYGVFKSVFFGAAIAIISCYRGFNCAPGAEGVGRASTSAFVTSFVVILALDLLLSVFLDNVYFFLWPDEIN, from the coding sequence ATGGATGCGAATCAACCGACGCGCCGCGGCGGGTTGCTGTCGGCCGCCGCCGACGCGATCGTCGATCTCGGGGCGCTGCTGATCCTGTGGATCGAGGGCGTGGGCGACATCACGATCTTCGCCGGGAGGACGGTCTCGTGGCTGCTCACCCGGCTGCCGAGCCGCGCCCTGATCGTCGACAGCTTCTACCAGGTCGGTGTGCGGAGCCTGCCGGTGGTGGCGCTCACCGGCACGTTCATCGGCATGGTGCTGGCGGTGCAGGCGTACTTCCAGTTCTCGCGTTTCGGCATGGAGACGCGGCTGGGGGTGATGATCAACCTGTCGATGTTCCGCGAGCTGGGCCCCGTGCTGGCGGCGACGATGCTCGCAGGCCGCGTGGGCAGCTCGATCGCCGCGGAGCTCGGCACGATGCGTGTGACCGAGCAGATCGACGCCCTCTCGAGCATGGGCGCCAACCCGATCCGCCACCTCGTGGCGCCGCGGTTCCTGGCGTGCCTGCTGATGATCCCCTCGCTCACGATCATGGCGATGTTCATGGGCGTGGTGGGCGGGGCGTTCTATTGCATCTACGTGTTCCAGGTCGACCCGTACTTCTACTTCCACAACTCGCAAGACGGCACGAGCCCCTGGGACCTGTTCTACGGCGTCTTCAAGAGCGTGTTCTTCGGCGCCGCCATCGCGATCATCAGCTGCTACCGCGGGTTCAATTGCGCGCCGGGGGCCGAGGGGGTGGGACGCGCTTCGACCAGCGCGTTTGTCACGTCGTTCGTCGTGATCCTGGCGCTCGACTTGCTGCTGAGCGTGTTCCTCGACAACGTTTACTTCTTCCTCTGGCCCGACGAGATCAACTGA
- a CDS encoding DUF1559 family PulG-like putative transporter, with protein sequence MLRAPSGFSRTDLLGAVLAALLLGSLLLPALAATSGNADRTFCLQQMRTLGLAMFRHHDAFLALPLASSQPFDHAPGSADPKRGAGYSWLAKMMPFIEENVFYDRLSRASDRFQKAPFDADLLLTPPYDETRPYEVEFSRLVCPAYGGESRVAGEHDYAGLAGLPPAVSSYHAFAGSHLYRTEDGVLLDDPEQELVGGAHSGNGLIAFPGLVGGRVNKRGRSYAAVTDGRRHTLVFAETIEPAYSALIDGQAAWMVASWPAAEPPTLQPREGGEKQLTWADPGAGARLTSLRDRSFDAAADPYLKASYWKGAHDRRWGPSSNHPGVVGHAFADGSVRTVSTDVDPNLYVRLVTPSGSDDGRQGDLGLPSADRPRSARPIPAVQLSKLPWSPIEWSPLYIGDLELRFPQDLSLERFRPDKLDRNIAHYGGDSRVFSRVDYLRNESAFLLVVAEKYAEMASSAIYGQLSKALQSPGEKALDSSPKRVLWSKEAEWDGGSARFEFELVDADGATPPRLLIRLVADAVPAGGGGPRAKLTPEGTTYFAVDAAPRSVVPRAIRGYRITPFGEHEFVCTPGDDGSLAVAVLAPPGSLHADWRLVVRAPAGTKLTKGSYKDAVGYGTPAAQSHDGRSSMRFSADMRVVEESTGWFDVHEIAYSPDGRGVERLSLDFVSIEPGDRRTFGRLRLGATIDPVPTEDEIHKAMLGEVEWTRYKAGYRKKTSNAFDKELTSYHANHGEYPADLGELRREIPSTRFFKVSPRDAGHKELWYDPELGRLYLKPVGADVP encoded by the coding sequence ATGCTACGCGCCCCGAGCGGATTCTCTCGCACCGACCTCCTCGGCGCCGTGCTGGCCGCGCTGCTGCTCGGCTCGCTCTTGCTGCCCGCGCTGGCCGCCACCAGCGGCAACGCGGACCGCACCTTCTGCCTCCAGCAGATGAGGACGCTGGGGCTCGCGATGTTCAGGCACCACGACGCTTTTTTGGCGCTCCCGCTCGCCTCCAGCCAGCCGTTCGACCACGCGCCCGGCTCCGCCGACCCCAAGCGGGGTGCGGGCTACAGCTGGCTCGCCAAGATGATGCCGTTCATCGAGGAGAACGTGTTCTACGACCGGCTGTCGAGGGCGAGCGACCGGTTCCAGAAGGCGCCGTTCGACGCGGACCTCTTGCTAACGCCCCCTTACGATGAGACGCGTCCTTACGAAGTCGAGTTCTCCCGCCTAGTCTGCCCGGCGTACGGCGGTGAGTCGCGCGTCGCGGGCGAGCACGACTACGCCGGCCTCGCGGGGCTCCCCCCGGCCGTCTCCAGCTACCACGCCTTCGCCGGGAGCCACCTCTACCGGACGGAGGACGGCGTGCTGCTGGACGACCCCGAACAAGAGCTCGTGGGCGGGGCTCATTCGGGCAACGGGTTGATCGCCTTCCCCGGTCTCGTGGGCGGCCGCGTGAACAAACGGGGTCGGAGCTACGCCGCGGTCACGGACGGCAGACGCCACACGCTGGTGTTTGCCGAAACGATCGAGCCGGCCTACTCCGCCTTGATCGACGGGCAAGCCGCTTGGATGGTGGCGTCGTGGCCCGCCGCCGAGCCGCCCACCCTCCAGCCCCGCGAGGGGGGAGAGAAACAACTGACCTGGGCCGACCCGGGGGCGGGCGCCCGGCTCACCTCGCTCCGCGACCGGTCGTTCGACGCGGCCGCCGACCCCTACCTCAAGGCGTCGTACTGGAAGGGCGCTCACGACCGTCGCTGGGGACCCAGCAGCAACCACCCCGGCGTGGTCGGGCACGCCTTCGCCGACGGCAGCGTCCGCACGGTCTCGACCGACGTCGACCCCAACCTGTACGTCCGCCTGGTCACGCCGTCGGGCAGCGACGACGGCAGGCAGGGAGACCTCGGCCTCCCCTCCGCCGACCGCCCACGCTCTGCGCGGCCGATCCCCGCCGTCCAGCTATCCAAGCTCCCCTGGTCTCCGATCGAGTGGTCGCCGCTGTACATCGGCGACCTCGAGCTCCGCTTCCCACAAGACTTGTCGCTCGAGCGGTTCCGGCCCGACAAACTGGACCGCAACATCGCTCACTACGGCGGCGATTCCCGCGTCTTCTCCCGTGTGGACTACCTGCGCAACGAGTCGGCGTTCCTGTTGGTCGTCGCAGAAAAGTACGCCGAGATGGCGAGCAGCGCAATTTACGGCCAGCTGAGCAAGGCGCTCCAGAGCCCCGGCGAGAAGGCGCTCGACAGCTCGCCCAAGAGGGTCTTGTGGAGCAAGGAGGCCGAGTGGGACGGCGGCTCGGCGCGGTTCGAGTTCGAGCTGGTCGACGCGGACGGCGCCACGCCGCCACGCCTGCTGATCCGGCTGGTCGCCGACGCGGTGCCCGCCGGCGGAGGCGGCCCGCGTGCCAAGCTCACACCGGAGGGAACGACCTACTTCGCAGTCGACGCCGCCCCGCGCAGCGTGGTCCCGAGAGCCATAAGGGGGTACCGAATCACACCGTTCGGCGAGCACGAGTTCGTTTGCACTCCCGGCGACGATGGCAGCCTCGCCGTCGCGGTGCTCGCCCCGCCGGGATCGCTCCATGCCGATTGGCGGCTCGTCGTCCGCGCGCCCGCGGGCACCAAGCTCACCAAAGGCTCCTACAAAGACGCGGTCGGCTACGGGACCCCCGCGGCGCAGTCGCACGACGGCCGGTCGAGCATGAGGTTCTCCGCCGACATGCGGGTCGTCGAGGAGAGCACCGGCTGGTTCGACGTCCACGAGATCGCCTACTCGCCCGACGGGCGGGGGGTCGAGCGGTTGTCGCTCGACTTCGTGTCGATTGAGCCCGGCGACCGGCGCACCTTCGGCCGCCTCCGCTTGGGCGCAACGATCGACCCCGTCCCCACGGAGGACGAGATCCACAAGGCGATGCTCGGCGAAGTGGAGTGGACGCGCTACAAGGCGGGCTACCGTAAAAAAACAAGCAACGCGTTCGATAAGGAGCTCACCAGCTACCACGCCAACCACGGCGAGTACCCCGCCGACCTGGGCGAGCTGAGACGCGAGATCCCCAGCACACGATTTTTTAAGGTCTCTCCGCGGGATGCCGGCCACAAGGAGCTTTGGTACGATCCCGAGCTGGGGCGGCTCTACCTCAAGCCGGTCGGGGCCGATGTCCCTTAA